The following nucleotide sequence is from Pseudomonadales bacterium.
GCTTACGAACTAACCAAACAGTTTGACGAGCTGAAAAATGTCCATATGCGAGTTGGTGCGCTACCAAAATACCCTTCAAATGCGTTGAAATATAATTTGACCTGGTCAACAGACGGGCTGATCAATGAATACTGTAACCCCTGTGAGGCCATTGTCGACGGCAAATTAATGGAAGTACCACCACTGGAAGAAGTGGAGGTGTTCTCCCTGGATGGCATTAATTACGAAGCCTTTAATACTTCCGGTGGCCTGGGCACACTGTGCGAAACACTGGAAGGCAAAGTCAGTAACCTCAACTACCGTACCGTGCGCTACCCCGGCCACCGCGACATCATGAAAATGTTGCTACAGGATCTCGGCCTTAAAGATCGTCGGCCACTATTGAAAGAAATTTTTGAGACCGCTTTACCGATCACCTATCAGGACGTCGTGCTGATATTTATCAATGTCAGCGGCAAGAAAAACGGTCAACTGGTACAAGAGTCTTACGCCAACAAAATCTATAGCCAAACCATTAACGGCAAACTCTGGAGTGCGATCCAAATTACTACCGCTGCAGGGATTTGTACTGTCCTGGATTTATTGGCTCAGGGAAAAATACCACAAAAAGGTTTTGTGCGTCAGGAAGACATTTCCTTTTCTGACTTTATGAATAATCGTTTTGGCCAATATTACGCCCAACAAACAGAACCAAGCTCAAAGGCCAAGGTCGCTTAGTTTGCGCCCCTTCATAGCGAAGCTGTACAGGGGAAATGCATGGAGCGAACTGAAATTCTAGCCGACTTGGGTATCAACGATACCCAAGTAAAGAGTGCTGAGCTAAAGGTCACCAGTCCGGCCGACGGCTCCAATCTCGGCCAATTAAGAATCACCTCGCTGACAGAAATTGATACAGCCATTGCGGCCGCAAAACAAGCCTTCTCTGAGAGAAAAATAACACCCGTCCTCAAACGCAGCGAATTGATTCGAATCTTTGGTAATGGCGGCCGTGAATCTGGATTCGGATGCGTGGAAAAGCTACATGCGCCACATCACCAACACCATAAACTATTCGAGCGAGCTTCCTTTGGCTCAAGACATTAAGTTCGAGACCGACTAGATGAACCTACTGAGAAACGACATTAGCAGTAATCAGGCTTTACAAAAGCGGCACTCTCAAGCCGTACCGCTAGCCATTGCGTGCAAATCCGATAGGTATATTGCTCGTGCACAGGGCTCCCAGGTTTGGGATGTCGAGGGCAACCGATATATCGACTTTACCTCTGGCATCAGTGTACTTAACCTCGGCCACCGGCACCCCAGTGTGCTTTGCGCAATCGAACAGCAGTTGGGCGAATATATGCACACCTGCTTCCAGGCCTCACCCTATGAAAAATATATTGAGCTAGCCGAGCGCCTCAACCAACTTGCACCTGGTGAGATGCAAAAGAAAACGGCGCTTTTTTCCACGGGTGCCGAAGCCATGGAAAATGCAGTAAAAATTGCACGCTATACCACTGGAAGGTCAGGAGTTATTACCTTTTCCGGAAGCTTTCATGGACGCACTTTACTAACGTTAACGATGACCGGCAAAGCAAAACCCTATAAAACGGGATTTGGACCACTTGCCCCCGCCGTCTATCACACTCCCTTCCCTAACGCCTACCATGGCATCAGTGACCAGCAGGCGTTAGATATGCTCGAAAACCTGCTCAAGGTTTCGATAAGCCCCGATGAGATTGCTGCTATTGTTGTTGAACCCGTACAAGGTGAAGGCGGCTTTAATATTGCCTCAGAATTCTTCATGCAAGCTCTGCGTAAACTCTGTGACCAATATGGCATCCTCTTAATTGCCGATGAAATTCAGACCGCTTTTGGACGTACCGGTACGATGTTCGCTTCGCAACATACCGGCCTTGTACCGGATTTGATTTGCACCGCAAAAAGTCTTGGTGGAGGCCTACCTATTGCTGCGGTCACGGGGACAGCACAGTTCATGGACCAAGTACCAGTTGGTGGGCTTGGTACCACTTTCGGTGGCAACCCCGTCGCATGCAGCGCGGCTTTAGCCGTATTGGATACACTGGAACAGGATAGCTTGCTGCAACGCGCCAACGACATTGGAGAGCGAATACAGAACCGCCTAGAGCAAATTCAAGCACGGGACAATGTCGGCTCGATCGGTGAAATCAGGGGCATCGGTGCAATGATCGCTATTGAATTTGTGTTTAACAAAGATCCTCAGCGGCCAAATCCCGAACTGGTGCGCAATCTCATGACGCACGCCCGCAATCAAGGCCTGTTGTTGCTTAGCGCAGGCAAGGATGCGCAAGTAGTTCGTTTACTGCCCGCGCTGACGATAGATTGGGATGTGCTAGATGAAGGCTTAGATATTCTCGACGAATGCATTTCTCATTTGCTCAGTTCACAAGGTAATCATTCAAAATGAGTGCCACACTGCGTCTCAATCGGGCATAAGCTTTGAGAGCCGATTTACCAATCACCAGATTCCGCTGAGAAAATTTCCTTTGGTGAACCAAACGTTCAGGGTGACGGCCAAGACCTCTGTATTATTTCCTACGCAAGGGCTACTACATGAGCTTATAGGCATCACGGGAAAGCACGGTATAAAATGTAGCGTTGTCGATTTACGCTGGTAGCTTTCAAGATATCAATAGAGGACATTCGAGATTATTGTCGGCAAATCCTAATACCTGCATCCTATCCGTAGTAGAGGAAAATCCCTTGTAACCGACGACTAGTACAAATACTTCAAACTCGCCCCATTTTCTCATTCTCAACCTTCATCGTTATCCAATTTAAAGTAACTCCATCACAGCGCTAAAAATTAAACGTCTTGCGGCTCCTATCGTGATCGTTACTGTTTTTACATAAGAACAGTATGTTTATAAAAATGCTGTTTAATGCCCGAATGTAAACAATGTATAGTTACATATTCTCACCTTCAACTCAGAGGAAAGTAGGATGAAAACGAAAGCCGCCGTTGCCTTTCAAGCAGGCAAACCTTTGGAGATAGTAGAAGTTGACCTAGAAGGTCCAAAAGCCGGTGAGGTTTTAGTGGAAATCAAAGCCACTGGAGTTTGCCACACAGACGCTTTTACGCTGTCGGGCGATGACCCGGAGGGGGCTTTCCCCGCCATCCTGGGTCACGAGGGTGCCGGCATCGTACGTGAAATCGGCCCAGGCGTTAAATCAGTAAAACCTGGCGACCATGTCATCCCACTTTACACCCCTGAATGCCGTGAGTGTAAGTTTTGCCTGCATCCAAAAACCAATCTCTGTCAGTCGATTCGCTCCACCCAAGGACAAGGCTTAATGCCCGATGGCAGCAGTCGATTTTCATTGGATGGCAAGCCCATACTACACTATATGGGCTGCTCAACTTTCTCTAATTACACCGTGTTACCCGAAATAGCCGTGGCCAAAATCCGCGAAGATGCCCCTTTCGATAAAGCCTGTTACATCGGCTGTGGCGTGACGACCGGTGTCGGTGCTGTCGTTTTTGACGCCAAAGTCGAACCAGGTTCCAATGTTGTCGTTTTTGGTTTGGGTGGTATCGGCCTGAATGTGATTCAGGGTGCCCAGCTTGCGGGTGCGAATAAAATTATAGGTATCGATATGAACGAATCGAAAACCACCTTAGCCAAACAGTTTGGCATGACCCATTTCATCAATCCCAAAAGCGTCGAAAATATTGTTGATGCTATCGTCCAGCTCACTGATGGCGGAGCCGACTACAGTTTTGAGTGTATCGGCAATGTCAATACTATGCGCCAAGCCCTGGAATGCTGCCATAAAGGCTGGGGGGAATCGTACATCATCGGCGTGGCGGGTGCAGGACAGGAAATTTCAACACGCCCGTTTCAATTGGTCACAGGTAGAGTGTGGCGCGGCACCGCTTTTGGCGGCGCGCGTGGTCGCACTGATGTACCGAAAATTGTCGATTGGTATATGGACAAAAAAATTAATATCGACGACCTGATTACCCATACTATGCCCCTAGAGGAAATTAATACCGCCTTTGAGTTGATGCATGCCGGTAAAAGTATTCGTTCGGTAGTACTCTACTAACCGACAGCGGCTCATCATCGCAACACGCGAAATTCATATGGACAGAGATCATGGAAAAAGTTAGTGAGTATAAATGTTTTGGCGGCAGACAATTACGCTATCTGCACTCTTCTTCTAGCCTGAACTGCAAGATACATTTCTCAATCTACCTTCCTCCCCAGGCCGAGAAGACGCCTGTGCCTGTACTTTACTGGCTTTCCGGGCTCACCTGCACGGACGAAAACTTTGTCACCAAAGCCGGCGCTCAACGCTATGCGGCAGAAGCGGGTCTGGCCATTGTCTCGCCCGATACTAGTCCACGAGGAAAAGAGGTACCGGATGACCCGGCTGAAGAATATGATTTCGGCTACGGCGCTGGATTTTATTTAAACGCAACAGCCCAGCCCTGGGACAAACATTATCAGATGTATGATTATGTGGTTGAGGAATTGCCCCAGCTTATCAACACCCGCTTTTCAATAGACCAAAGCCGCACGGCTATATCGGGGCATTCCATGGGTGGTCACGGTGCACTTACCATTGCATTAAAGAATCCCAAGCGTTACCAATCGGTTTCCGCTTTCGCGCCAATTTGCGCCCCCATGCACTGTCCCTGGGGACAAAAAGCGTTCCGTCATTATCTGGGCGAAGATCGAGACACCTGGAAAAGTTACGATACCACGGAACTGGTGCAGATCACCGATGAAAGGTTACCTGTCTTAGTAGATCAGGGCGATGCCGATAATTTTTTAAATGAGCAGTTGCAGACTGACCGGCTTATCACCGCCAGCGCCACCGCTAACTATCCAATGGCCATTCGCATGCAGCCTGGATACGACCACAGCTACTTTTTTATCGCCTCCTTTATTGGCGAACATATTGCATTCCACCAAGGACACCTCGGTTAAGACCGCACTCAGCTTGGCTCTTTGTACGGGTTGATCGACCGAATCATAATAAATCGGTTAGGGTTCAGCCGTATTTTTTTAGTTTATTGCCTTAAGAGAAAATCAAATTTCCTTTCGCTATCAATTACCACCACTGCTAATAGTTGCGATTTCCCCTGGCTGTCGAACAGATGCAAAATCCTAT
It contains:
- the fghA gene encoding S-formylglutathione hydrolase, which encodes MEKVSEYKCFGGRQLRYLHSSSSLNCKIHFSIYLPPQAEKTPVPVLYWLSGLTCTDENFVTKAGAQRYAAEAGLAIVSPDTSPRGKEVPDDPAEEYDFGYGAGFYLNATAQPWDKHYQMYDYVVEELPQLINTRFSIDQSRTAISGHSMGGHGALTIALKNPKRYQSVSAFAPICAPMHCPWGQKAFRHYLGEDRDTWKSYDTTELVQITDERLPVLVDQGDADNFLNEQLQTDRLITASATANYPMAIRMQPGYDHSYFFIASFIGEHIAFHQGHLG
- a CDS encoding saccharopine dehydrogenase family protein — protein: MYEVLLLGAGKIGVIITELLASSGDYRVTVADMDQANLNRLPQYSNVKPLVLDVTNKADLMAALDGKFAALSACPFDITKYVAEAAAEAKVHYLDLTEDVACTKLVKSLAATAESAFIPQCGLAPGFITIAAYELTKQFDELKNVHMRVGALPKYPSNALKYNLTWSTDGLINEYCNPCEAIVDGKLMEVPPLEEVEVFSLDGINYEAFNTSGGLGTLCETLEGKVSNLNYRTVRYPGHRDIMKMLLQDLGLKDRRPLLKEIFETALPITYQDVVLIFINVSGKKNGQLVQESYANKIYSQTINGKLWSAIQITTAAGICTVLDLLAQGKIPQKGFVRQEDISFSDFMNNRFGQYYAQQTEPSSKAKVA
- a CDS encoding S-(hydroxymethyl)glutathione dehydrogenase/class III alcohol dehydrogenase, producing the protein MKTKAAVAFQAGKPLEIVEVDLEGPKAGEVLVEIKATGVCHTDAFTLSGDDPEGAFPAILGHEGAGIVREIGPGVKSVKPGDHVIPLYTPECRECKFCLHPKTNLCQSIRSTQGQGLMPDGSSRFSLDGKPILHYMGCSTFSNYTVLPEIAVAKIREDAPFDKACYIGCGVTTGVGAVVFDAKVEPGSNVVVFGLGGIGLNVIQGAQLAGANKIIGIDMNESKTTLAKQFGMTHFINPKSVENIVDAIVQLTDGGADYSFECIGNVNTMRQALECCHKGWGESYIIGVAGAGQEISTRPFQLVTGRVWRGTAFGGARGRTDVPKIVDWYMDKKINIDDLITHTMPLEEINTAFELMHAGKSIRSVVLY
- a CDS encoding aldehyde dehydrogenase family protein, coding for MERTEILADLGINDTQVKSAELKVTSPADGSNLGQLRITSLTEIDTAIAAAKQAFSERKITPVLKRSELIRIFGNGGRESGFGCVEKLHAPHHQHHKLFERASFGSRH
- the gabT gene encoding 4-aminobutyrate--2-oxoglutarate transaminase gives rise to the protein MNLLRNDISSNQALQKRHSQAVPLAIACKSDRYIARAQGSQVWDVEGNRYIDFTSGISVLNLGHRHPSVLCAIEQQLGEYMHTCFQASPYEKYIELAERLNQLAPGEMQKKTALFSTGAEAMENAVKIARYTTGRSGVITFSGSFHGRTLLTLTMTGKAKPYKTGFGPLAPAVYHTPFPNAYHGISDQQALDMLENLLKVSISPDEIAAIVVEPVQGEGGFNIASEFFMQALRKLCDQYGILLIADEIQTAFGRTGTMFASQHTGLVPDLICTAKSLGGGLPIAAVTGTAQFMDQVPVGGLGTTFGGNPVACSAALAVLDTLEQDSLLQRANDIGERIQNRLEQIQARDNVGSIGEIRGIGAMIAIEFVFNKDPQRPNPELVRNLMTHARNQGLLLLSAGKDAQVVRLLPALTIDWDVLDEGLDILDECISHLLSSQGNHSK